From one Chrysiogenia bacterium genomic stretch:
- a CDS encoding radical SAM protein gives MKILFSTTLGPYREQYFNTSPTDVFNQRFSRGDGIFSMQGHLHMQGLHVIAQNISTPSIVLEYPRREDFIAEIKKGYDYVGISSFHNQVPSVIEMCELTRKYAPGSKIVLGGYGAVGIESCLPIEERNRLCDYICHEEGARYMRKLLGEDPSAPMQQSHLPRWALSMPMLSGNFAAELVPVVVGSLGCINGCDFCGTTEMFKQRRVEMLSPEQVYAEFRRAWEENPMTPNLTLLEEDSYMNKEYISEVGRLLREDKDFGLAHYNFYCLSSNKAFSQWKDFDDIMLTGISNVFIGVESKFAQDEGYNKRKGRTIDETFRDLHRRGIATTGAWMAGFDFQTPENIEEDLAYFVSLQPTMQQLTRLCPFPATKMWLDMKDQGRIREDVQWEEISFFGGGGVPAKNFTEEQMMSIIDNGYKRLYETWGPTMARQLDVALKGYEHCTTVNKNQYYRDRAKFHARMAKTTFPLMKAMEIYAPNNIVRKRMKDLQHNYSRLIGEPTKAQKAMSQAIVGAAGFKRFIETFYPHENNIREEPFSKYIYHKKNKPGEPPYKRVIAGESAVNNGLRKVQSSLTGMMWSASGLTQLAEKITPFRNTGQSIAPQDIVGR, from the coding sequence ATGAAGATCCTTTTCTCCACCACCCTCGGTCCCTATCGAGAGCAGTATTTCAACACCTCCCCCACTGATGTTTTCAATCAGCGCTTTTCCCGGGGTGACGGGATTTTCAGCATGCAGGGGCACCTGCACATGCAGGGGCTCCATGTCATTGCGCAGAACATCTCCACGCCCTCGATCGTGCTCGAGTATCCGCGGCGGGAGGACTTCATCGCCGAGATCAAGAAGGGCTACGACTACGTAGGGATCAGTTCCTTCCACAATCAGGTACCCAGCGTGATCGAGATGTGCGAACTCACGCGCAAGTACGCGCCAGGCAGCAAGATCGTGCTGGGCGGGTACGGCGCGGTGGGAATCGAATCGTGTCTGCCGATTGAGGAACGCAACCGCCTCTGTGACTATATCTGCCACGAAGAGGGGGCGCGCTACATGCGCAAGCTGCTCGGTGAGGACCCGTCTGCCCCCATGCAACAGTCCCACCTGCCCCGCTGGGCGCTGAGCATGCCGATGCTCTCGGGCAATTTTGCCGCCGAGCTGGTCCCCGTTGTGGTGGGAAGCCTCGGCTGCATCAATGGTTGCGACTTCTGCGGCACGACCGAAATGTTCAAGCAGCGACGCGTGGAAATGCTCTCACCAGAGCAGGTCTACGCCGAGTTCCGCAGGGCGTGGGAAGAGAACCCCATGACCCCGAACCTGACCCTCCTCGAGGAAGACTCCTATATGAACAAGGAGTACATCAGCGAGGTCGGGCGCCTGCTGCGCGAGGACAAGGACTTCGGCCTGGCGCACTACAACTTCTACTGCCTCTCGAGCAACAAGGCATTCTCGCAGTGGAAGGATTTCGACGACATCATGCTGACCGGCATCTCCAATGTCTTCATCGGCGTGGAATCGAAGTTCGCCCAGGACGAGGGTTACAACAAGCGCAAGGGTCGCACCATCGACGAAACCTTCCGCGATCTGCACCGCCGCGGCATTGCCACCACCGGCGCGTGGATGGCGGGTTTCGACTTCCAGACACCCGAGAACATCGAAGAGGACCTGGCCTATTTTGTCTCGCTGCAGCCGACCATGCAGCAGCTCACGCGCCTGTGCCCCTTCCCGGCCACCAAGATGTGGCTCGACATGAAGGATCAGGGCCGCATTCGTGAAGACGTGCAATGGGAAGAGATCAGCTTCTTCGGCGGCGGCGGCGTGCCGGCAAAGAACTTCACTGAAGAACAGATGATGAGCATCATCGACAATGGTTACAAGCGTCTCTACGAGACCTGGGGTCCGACAATGGCGCGCCAGCTCGACGTTGCACTCAAGGGTTACGAGCACTGCACCACCGTCAACAAGAATCAGTATTACCGCGACCGTGCCAAGTTCCATGCGCGCATGGCGAAGACAACATTCCCGCTGATGAAGGCCATGGAGATCTATGCGCCCAACAATATTGTGCGCAAGCGAATGAAGGACCTTCAGCACAACTATTCGCGACTGATCGGAGAACCCACCAAGGCGCAGAAGGCAATGAGCCAGGCCATCGTGGGTGCCGCGGGCTTCAAGCGCTTCATCGAGACCTTCTATCCCCACGAGAACAACATCCGCGAAGAACCCTTCTCGAAGTACATCTACCACAAGAAGAACAAACCCGGTGAGCCTCCCTACAAGCGCGTGATCGCGGGCGAGTCGGCGGTCAACAATGGACTGCGCAAGGTGCAGAGCTCGCTGACAGGGATGATGTGGTCTGCCTCGGGACTGACCCAGCTCGCCGAGAAGATCACCCCCTTCCGCAATACCGGACAGAGCATCGCGCCCCAGGACATCGTGGGTCGCTGA